The segment TCCAAGGGGTTTGTTTCGAGAGGGTTAAAAATATTCGTAAAAGCAAGTGCTCAATGCAGGTAATCCCCCCGGCAAATAAGCCAAAGAGTAACCCCGCGAGCTTAGCATACCCAAAGGAAACTCCCAGTGGCGTGAAGATCACGGTAGCAATGATCGCTCCCCCCAGACCCCATCCCACCATAGTGCGGGTGGCTTGCCAAATGCCCTGGTTGGGATGAACGGCTCGCGATCGCGCGCTCAGTGTCGTCACCAGTCCCATGGTGGCAAGAGTGCGTAGCCAGTAAGGAGACTTTTTAAACACAGTTCCAATAAGCATCCGTGGACCATAGTGCAGTAAGGATTTCCAGAGCGGTTGTCGTAAGATAGGCAGAGCGAAGCGACGAGAGAGCCAGATTAACGGGGGACGAAGCTGTGAAACTGCCATTTGCTCAACAGGACGACGGAACCAGAGGGCAACTGCGCCCCCAAAGGGACGATGCAGTTGTCGCAGTAACAGACTTCCCAAGGGGGTGCGAAACCAACCCACCAGCAACCCGCCCAGCAACCCGCTACTTAACCCGATAATGGGAGTGGTCATTACCCCGCCAATCAGCCAAACACAGAGCAAATAAAATTGGTCATGGAAGCGACCATCCAGCCAATCTTGATCCGAATCTTGACCCATACAATCAATAAACAGTACAGCTTGTTGATGTTCATCCAGTTTACGGGCAAGCCAACCTAAGCCATGACATAACTGGTGGGAGGAGTAGGGTTGAAGAGAGGTTAATTGGAGTTGGCGTTCAACATAACAATTCAGTAGATGCTCTCGCCTTGGAGAATTCAGGAATTGAGGGGTTAAATTCGCTTGGGTTAAGCTCAACAGTGAGATATAAAAGGGAACTCGACTCAGGGCTGGTAACTGCGGATCAGTTTCTAAAATCTGGGCTAACCTGTCGTTGTGAGGAAGTTTGTCCAGATCATTCGTTATTTGTTGATTGGTTAAGGGCTGAATAAAAATCCTCTCTGTTGCCGGTAAGGTAGGACACAGAGGTGGACGAGTAGCAACAACAATTTTCCAATGGGGATAGTGATAGTGCAAGTCAGTCAAAGCCGTGGCACAAGCAGTCTGATCAGAGGCGGGTATCGCATCAAAATTATCTAGGAGTAGTAAGAGAGGCTCACTAGCGAGAATCTTCTCCATTGGGCGATGAGGGATGGCATAAAACCGTTTGGTTTGCCTGACAATCCAATTGGTCAAAGTTTCATTCTCTTGAAGCGACCAGGGAGTTAAATCGAGTAGTAGAGGAACCAATGAGTCGGTGTATTCCAACAACTGAGCCAGAAGCAGCGTTTTCCCCATGCCAGCTTTTCCCACAAGGGTAATCAAATGGTTGGTTGAGTGGAGAAGATAACAAGGATTGATGAAACGCTCTTCCTGTTGCGAATATAAATTCAGCTCTAAGTTTGGCGTGAGTTGCTGGTGGAGAACGCCATTCACCCAGGATTGTCGGACGCGAGTCCGCAGAGAAGTTACGCCTTGAGTTGCTTGATGTTCCTTCATTACTGGTAAGAGCGGGTAGGGAGATCCACACGATATAATACCGTTCATGAAAACCGCTTAATGGGACTTAAACAATCAAGGTAGCACAAAAAGGCTATAATCGAGAACTAATAGGTGTTTCACTTGATAAATTCTGATGAGAGAGACGACTCCCTCCGCCATGCCCCCATGCTATGAAAAATGGTGCAAGCATTTTGACGATTTGTTGAGAACTCAACCGCCAAGAACCGGTTTTAGGGACTACGTTGGAGGACTTTTAGGGGAAAGTGAAAGGAAAAACTTAAGCCAAATCGCCAAGAATTCAGTGGGGACAGTTTACAGCCGATGACATCACTTTCTGGTGGATGCAACGTGGTCTTCTGTTGAAATAAATGAACAGCGTTTAGACACAATGAATCGATCCCTGAAAATGAGCGAACCCTGAGTCAATGGGTCTTTAACTTTTACTTAATTAAAGATACTCTACCATCGGTTCAGGAACGACCTTTAATTCTCCAGACCGACATTTTTCCAAATCGACCCAGCGGGCAATTTTTTGGCGCTTGCCCTCATTAAACGTGATTTCTTCAATACTATAAAACTCAGGGTCAGCAAAATCACATTGATAAAGCTGAATCACTTCATGTCCCGGCTTGCCATTAAAAGAGAACAAACTTTCGAGGCAAGTTAAATACTGAATGTTGGTGACTTCGGTATTCAGTTCTTCTTGAAACTCGCGCCTGAGGGCATCGCGGCTGGTTTCGCCAAATTCAATTCCTCCCCCTAAAGCACGATAAAAATACTCCTCTTTTGTTGCATCATAGCCCTCAGAAAGAAAAACGCGATCGCGATCTTTAATTAAACCGAGGACTAAAAAGCGAATTTCATCAGGTTTATGCATAACTTGTCATTTGTCATTGGTTATTTGTCATCAGTTACTGTCTTAAAGGTCGCCAAAGCCTTTCTTTTTCTTTTTCTTCTTCTTCTTCTTGCCACTACTAGGGGCTTGACGGAAACCGGGTTGGGGTTGACCGCCCATACCGCCGCCACCGCCAAACATACCGCCGAGTCCACCGCCCATACCAGGCATTCCCATTTCACCCTGTCCCATTTGTTGCATCATGGAACGCATTTTGGTGAAGTCATTCACCAGTTTGACCACATCTTTCTCTTGATGTCCCGATCCTTTCCCGACCCGGCGACGACGACTGGGTGATTTGGCGAGTAATTCTGGTTCCTCTCGTTCTTGCTTCGTCATGGAATTAATCATGG is part of the Cyanobacteria bacterium GSL.Bin1 genome and harbors:
- a CDS encoding NUDIX domain-containing protein: MHKPDEIRFLVLGLIKDRDRVFLSEGYDATKEEYFYRALGGGIEFGETSRDALRREFQEELNTEVTNIQYLTCLESLFSFNGKPGHEVIQLYQCDFADPEFYSIEEITFNEGKRQKIARWVDLEKCRSGELKVVPEPMVEYL